The following proteins come from a genomic window of Methanosarcina sp. MTP4:
- a CDS encoding DEAD/DEAH box helicase gives MIKLSFKQGTLLIEGNVRVPNATWDERSKSFRAPAMQYRDILNYLENSGIGFEDDVLDLLPCPDLRVAYEASGKKLELRDYQAEALVSWGENEKRGVLVLPTGSGKTLVGIRAIAGCNTPALVLVPTLDLLEQWKKQLEEAFSMEIGKLGGGEKKLLPITVSTYDSAYIHAETLGNKFGLLVFDEVHHLPAAGYRSIAEFSAAPYRLGLTATYEREDGLHTELNRLVGGKVYEKKVSELAGGHLAPYRIEKVNVALTDEEREGYEEHYSVFLNYLKKTGIIMKSPQDFQKLVMKSGRDPGARKALLARNAARDLAFNSASKLEKLSEILGEHREDRVFIFTEHNRLVHRISRQFLIPAITYRTPAKERNSILEKFKNGTYRAVVTSRVLDEGIDVPEASVGIIMSGTGSKRAYVQRLGRILRKKEGKEAVLYEIVASETSETGTARRRKGALDNAGSQPGSQAKPRGGE, from the coding sequence ATGATCAAGCTCAGCTTCAAGCAGGGTACTCTCCTCATCGAGGGAAACGTCCGGGTGCCCAACGCAACCTGGGACGAGCGCAGCAAAAGCTTCAGGGCTCCCGCCATGCAGTACCGGGACATTTTAAATTACCTGGAAAACTCCGGGATCGGGTTTGAAGACGACGTCCTGGATCTCCTTCCCTGCCCGGACCTCCGGGTAGCCTACGAGGCTTCGGGGAAAAAGCTGGAACTCCGGGACTATCAGGCCGAAGCCCTCGTCTCCTGGGGGGAGAACGAAAAAAGGGGTGTGCTTGTGCTTCCCACGGGGAGTGGAAAGACCCTTGTGGGAATCCGGGCCATTGCCGGCTGCAACACCCCTGCCCTGGTACTCGTCCCGACCCTGGACCTGCTTGAGCAATGGAAAAAGCAGCTTGAAGAAGCCTTTTCAATGGAAATAGGAAAACTCGGGGGTGGGGAAAAGAAACTCCTCCCGATAACCGTGTCAACCTACGATTCCGCTTACATCCACGCCGAGACCCTGGGAAACAAATTCGGGCTCCTGGTCTTCGATGAAGTGCACCACCTCCCGGCTGCAGGCTACCGGAGCATTGCCGAATTTTCCGCAGCCCCGTACAGGCTTGGGCTTACCGCCACCTACGAACGGGAAGACGGGCTGCATACCGAACTGAACCGGCTGGTCGGCGGGAAGGTCTACGAAAAGAAAGTCTCGGAACTTGCAGGCGGACATCTTGCCCCTTACCGAATCGAAAAAGTAAACGTGGCGCTCACGGACGAGGAGCGGGAAGGGTACGAGGAACACTATTCCGTATTCTTAAACTACCTCAAGAAAACCGGGATCATAATGAAGAGCCCGCAGGACTTCCAGAAACTGGTCATGAAAAGCGGTCGGGACCCCGGAGCCCGAAAAGCCCTCCTGGCAAGAAACGCAGCCAGGGACCTTGCCTTCAACAGCGCCTCCAAACTTGAAAAGCTAAGCGAAATCCTCGGGGAACACCGGGAAGACAGGGTCTTCATATTCACCGAACACAACCGCCTCGTCCACCGGATCTCCCGGCAGTTCCTGATCCCCGCAATCACCTACCGGACCCCTGCAAAAGAACGAAACTCCATCCTCGAAAAGTTCAAAAACGGGACCTACCGGGCAGTGGTAACCTCCAGGGTGCTCGACGAGGGAATCGACGTCCCGGAAGCAAGCGTCGGGATCATCATGAGCGGGACCGGGAGCAAACGAGCCTACGTCCAGCGTCTGGGCCGCATCCTCCGGAAAAAAGAAGGAAAAGAAGCCGTGCTCTACGAAATCGTAGCCTCGGAAACCTCGGAAACCGGGACCGCCCGCAGGAGAAAAGGAGCTCTGGACAACGCAGGCAGCCAGCCCGGAAGCCAGGCAAAGCCCAGGGGAGGTGAGTGA
- a CDS encoding IS1634 family transposase, producing the protein MKKTDQKAKNKKLSPSAEGTKNFKKISQLLNDKKISQKTETPVVLIVCNQFLDILGFDEIINDNVKWDKDQWAVSPATLARSIILTPFLRDDKRCPLYLIEEALEGLDLKLLFGGNYLRSDFNDDHLAKLLDRIAEAGSTGLFSRIAANSYVNFKIPVSHILHADTTSHVFYGECKVCEQEGYEGLNVTHGHSKDKHPELKQIMTGMLTDEYGIPVYEQTLDGNTSDSTWFKSAIQYLQELLGDGCGGYTFIADSKLVNKKNIEVIYGDKHPIRFISRCPSNFNSKIAEKSIKQAYLLNNWEDLGICCEDEKSKRAARYDAQGFVETIYKNKFRLVVIKGDDAESKVKKSIEKEKQAIVDDVKKSFKEPFSCEPDAEKEIAAFLKKHKNSLLDIKLSVEKVVIEKRSRGRPSKDQKPPTIIEKFVVKLDKLTENEERVKKYKQDKESFVLINNIPVDEKNNKQILQDYKKQRVIETNFEELKKPTMVSTIFLEKPERIDALMMLLHVSLLIRVLMRVITRMNLENESEPPLIDFAGRPLVKPTADKLLRLFSLHSIVTMGDEHIIYSKSGKTDHLCKLLELLGLHSETG; encoded by the coding sequence ATGAAAAAAACGGATCAAAAAGCAAAAAACAAAAAACTTTCCCCTTCTGCAGAAGGCACTAAGAATTTTAAAAAAATATCCCAACTTTTGAATGACAAAAAAATCTCACAAAAAACGGAAACTCCTGTTGTTTTAATCGTTTGCAACCAGTTTCTTGATATACTTGGTTTTGACGAGATCATCAATGATAATGTTAAGTGGGATAAAGACCAGTGGGCAGTTTCTCCTGCAACACTTGCAAGAAGTATCATTTTAACTCCCTTTTTAAGAGATGATAAAAGATGTCCTCTTTACCTCATTGAAGAGGCACTTGAAGGTCTTGACTTGAAGCTTCTTTTTGGTGGGAATTATCTCCGTAGTGATTTCAATGATGATCATCTTGCGAAATTACTGGATCGGATTGCTGAGGCAGGTAGTACTGGATTATTTAGCAGAATAGCAGCTAATTCTTATGTGAATTTCAAAATCCCTGTTAGCCATATACTTCATGCAGACACAACGTCCCATGTATTTTACGGAGAATGTAAGGTTTGTGAACAGGAAGGATATGAAGGGTTGAATGTAACTCATGGACACAGTAAAGACAAGCACCCTGAACTGAAGCAAATTATGACTGGAATGCTTACAGATGAGTATGGGATTCCAGTATATGAACAAACACTTGATGGAAATACTTCCGATAGTACCTGGTTTAAGAGTGCAATACAATATTTGCAGGAACTTCTTGGTGATGGTTGTGGTGGCTATACATTTATAGCAGATTCAAAGCTGGTTAACAAAAAGAATATAGAGGTTATATACGGAGATAAACATCCAATAAGGTTCATATCTCGCTGTCCTTCCAATTTTAACTCTAAAATTGCCGAAAAGTCAATAAAACAGGCTTATTTGCTGAATAATTGGGAAGATCTCGGAATTTGTTGTGAAGATGAAAAATCAAAAAGGGCTGCAAGATATGACGCTCAAGGTTTTGTGGAAACTATCTATAAAAATAAGTTTCGATTGGTTGTAATCAAGGGTGACGATGCGGAAAGCAAAGTAAAAAAGAGTATTGAAAAAGAGAAACAAGCGATTGTGGATGATGTTAAGAAGTCGTTTAAGGAACCATTTTCCTGTGAACCAGACGCAGAAAAAGAAATTGCTGCGTTCCTTAAGAAGCATAAAAACTCATTGCTTGACATTAAACTTAGTGTCGAAAAGGTAGTCATAGAAAAAAGGTCGAGAGGAAGACCTTCTAAAGATCAAAAGCCTCCTACTATTATTGAAAAATTTGTAGTCAAGCTGGACAAATTAACCGAAAATGAGGAACGTGTGAAGAAGTACAAACAAGACAAAGAATCCTTTGTTTTGATCAACAACATTCCAGTAGATGAAAAAAACAATAAGCAGATACTTCAGGATTACAAAAAACAAAGAGTTATCGAAACCAATTTTGAAGAATTGAAAAAACCTACGATGGTATCTACCATTTTCCTGGAAAAACCTGAGCGTATTGATGCGTTGATGATGTTACTTCATGTTTCACTGCTCATAAGGGTATTGATGAGGGTCATCACCAGAATGAATCTTGAAAATGAAAGTGAGCCACCTCTAATTGATTTTGCAGGGAGACCCTTAGTGAAGCCTACTGCAGATAAATTGCTAAGATTATTTTCACTACATAGTATCGTCACTATGGGGGATGAACATATTATTTATTCGAAGTCTGGGAAAACAGATCATCTCTGCAAGTTGTTAGAACTGTTGGGACTTCACTCAGAAACAGGATAA
- a CDS encoding HD domain-containing protein, whose protein sequence is MCPIDDPEWKHKNPGLRNNNPVRKNFVPEPLSLESLYSKYGIERSHADNVARNSLELFDLLAPIHGLDLKYRQLMEIAALVHDTGISTDLDQHHKAGRDILFRYPPAELPEQLRPVVAWAAFLHRKKAGEKKLEKLRKTSFAEMPEEIQDITLKVAALLRLADALDYSRLESRLGSSKFGKKAVVFEIKGPGAVIDAERMAKKGDLWHLLFDTKLEFRPESKK, encoded by the coding sequence ATGTGCCCGATAGACGATCCTGAGTGGAAACATAAGAATCCCGGGTTGAGAAATAACAATCCTGTAAGAAAAAATTTCGTTCCCGAACCCCTGTCCCTGGAGTCCCTCTACTCTAAGTACGGGATCGAACGCAGCCATGCCGATAACGTGGCCCGGAATTCGCTGGAACTTTTCGACCTGCTTGCCCCTATCCACGGGCTGGACCTGAAGTACCGGCAGCTCATGGAAATCGCGGCCCTTGTCCATGATACGGGGATTTCGACAGACCTGGATCAGCACCATAAGGCAGGAAGGGACATCCTGTTTAGGTACCCTCCAGCAGAACTCCCGGAACAACTCCGACCGGTGGTTGCCTGGGCCGCGTTTTTGCACAGGAAAAAAGCCGGAGAAAAAAAGCTGGAAAAGCTCCGGAAAACCTCTTTTGCAGAAATGCCTGAAGAAATACAGGACATCACCCTGAAAGTAGCTGCCCTCCTGCGGCTTGCCGATGCCCTGGACTACAGCCGGCTGGAAAGCAGGCTGGGAAGTTCAAAATTCGGAAAAAAAGCCGTCGTATTTGAGATAAAAGGCCCGGGGGCTGTAATCGATGCTGAACGGATGGCAAAGAAAGGAGACCTCTGGCACCTGCTTTTTGACACGAAACTTGAGTTCAGGCCCGAATCGAAAAAATGA
- a CDS encoding 2,3-diphosphoglycerate-dependent phosphoglycerate mutase has translation MTYLVLVRHGEARLNLEKRFAGWLDTPLTEKGIEDALRCASDLAGIDFDLAFTSGLIRARETLFLILSRQKKAGIVVHEAEAEGEAASHRERYSFPEKLLDEVIPIYSNEALNERYYGLLQGKKKKKMKEKYGDEQIFIWCRSFETGPPGGESLKDISARAVPFFEKEILPAVKEGRNVIICAHQNSLRALIKHIEDISDEDIPSVALATATSLVYRYSEGRLVKDKN, from the coding sequence ATGACTTATCTGGTACTTGTCCGTCACGGGGAAGCCAGGCTGAACCTTGAAAAAAGGTTTGCCGGCTGGCTTGACACCCCGCTTACCGAAAAGGGGATCGAGGATGCTTTGCGCTGTGCATCTGATCTTGCAGGAATCGACTTTGACCTTGCTTTTACCTCCGGGTTGATCAGGGCAAGGGAGACCCTTTTCCTTATCCTCTCAAGGCAGAAAAAAGCCGGGATCGTTGTGCATGAAGCAGAAGCGGAAGGTGAAGCTGCTTCACACCGGGAACGGTATTCCTTTCCTGAAAAGCTCCTGGATGAAGTGATCCCGATTTATTCAAATGAAGCCCTGAACGAACGCTATTACGGGCTTTTGCAGGGAAAGAAAAAGAAGAAAATGAAGGAAAAATACGGGGACGAGCAGATTTTCATCTGGTGCAGGAGTTTTGAAACCGGGCCTCCGGGAGGAGAAAGCCTCAAAGACATCTCCGCTCGCGCAGTTCCTTTTTTCGAAAAGGAAATCCTGCCTGCCGTAAAGGAAGGGAGAAACGTCATAATCTGCGCCCACCAGAACAGTTTGCGGGCACTTATAAAACATATCGAGGATATTTCCGACGAGGATATTCCGTCAGTAGCGCTTGCAACGGCAACTTCCCTGGTTTACAGGTATTCCGAAGGCAGGCTGGTGAAGGACAAAAATTGA
- a CDS encoding SagB/ThcOx family dehydrogenase, whose protein sequence is MGDQGLTDLPMKIKLPEREAAGRSSFEEILAKRRSIRSYSEKALSESDVARFLWAAQGISSKEGFRTAPSAGALYPLEVHLVAGNVAGIEPGVYRYISEEHSLIEDVSGDLRAKLATAALSQPMIRNAPASLVISAVYPRITSKYMKRGIRYAVMEAGHVAENIYLLATELGIGTCAIGAFEDEEVRKALKLPANEDPLYIMPLGYV, encoded by the coding sequence ATGGGAGATCAGGGTCTTACAGACCTGCCTATGAAAATCAAACTGCCTGAAAGGGAAGCTGCAGGCAGGAGCTCGTTTGAAGAAATTCTTGCAAAGCGGAGATCTATTCGCTCATACTCGGAAAAGGCACTTTCCGAATCGGACGTGGCCCGCTTCCTCTGGGCTGCCCAGGGGATCAGTTCGAAAGAGGGGTTCAGGACAGCCCCGTCAGCTGGAGCCCTTTACCCGCTGGAAGTGCACCTTGTTGCCGGAAACGTGGCGGGGATCGAGCCGGGAGTGTACCGGTACATCTCGGAAGAGCATTCTCTTATCGAGGACGTTTCGGGAGACCTGAGAGCAAAGCTGGCCACAGCTGCCCTTTCCCAGCCCATGATCAGGAACGCTCCTGCAAGCCTGGTGATTTCCGCAGTGTACCCGCGCATCACCAGCAAATACATGAAAAGAGGAATCCGCTACGCGGTCATGGAGGCGGGGCACGTAGCCGAAAATATTTACCTGCTGGCGACGGAACTCGGGATCGGGACCTGTGCCATCGGGGCATTTGAGGACGAGGAAGTAAGAAAAGCGCTCAAGCTCCCGGCAAACGAAGACCCGCTTTATATAATGCCGCTGGGCTACGTCTGA
- a CDS encoding metal-sulfur cluster assembly factor gives MSIVSKDEVIEVLKTVYDPEIPINIVDLGLVYGVEVKGDHVHIEMTLTMPGCPMGEVIAENVKRKVEAMEGIEKAEVKLVWDPPWTPARISEDAVGKIMK, from the coding sequence GTGTCTATCGTCAGCAAAGACGAAGTTATCGAAGTGCTCAAAACCGTTTACGACCCTGAGATCCCGATCAATATCGTTGACCTCGGGCTTGTTTATGGGGTTGAGGTAAAAGGTGATCATGTCCATATTGAAATGACCCTGACCATGCCGGGCTGCCCGATGGGGGAAGTTATAGCCGAGAACGTAAAACGGAAAGTTGAGGCAATGGAAGGCATAGAGAAAGCCGAAGTCAAACTTGTCTGGGACCCGCCCTGGACGCCTGCCAGGATATCGGAAGATGCGGTGGGAAAGATCATGAAATGA